From a region of the Lactuca sativa cultivar Salinas chromosome 4, Lsat_Salinas_v11, whole genome shotgun sequence genome:
- the LOC111902280 gene encoding protein SPIRAL1-like 2: protein MGRGVSSGGGQSSLDYLFGSGEPKPTTARTEPVDAAPVNHVHVAAATNEPPPKPTATVPQPDITKQIPAGIQGSQKNNYFRAEGQNTGNFLTDRPSTKVHAAPGGGSSLGYLFGDGSNGK from the exons ATGGGCCGTGGTGTCAGTAGTGGCGGAGGACAGAGTTCACTCGACTACCTGTTCGGAAGCGGAGAGCCAAAGCCCACCACAGCCAGGACAGAACCGGTGGATGCAGCTCCGGTGAACCATGTTCATGTTGCCGCCGCCACCAATGAGCCACCTCCGAAGCCTACAGCCACCGTGCCTCAGCCAGATATCACAAAACAGATTCCGGCAGGGATTCAGGGTAGCCAGAAAAACAACTATTTCCGAGCTGAAGGACAGAACACTGGAAACTTTCTTACG GATCGACCTTCAACCAAGGTTCATGCAGCACCAGGTGGTGGATCTTCTTTGGGATACCTGTTTGGTGATGGTAGCAATGGCAAATGA